One genomic segment of Erysipelotrichaceae bacterium 66202529 includes these proteins:
- a CDS encoding threonylcarbamoyl-AMP synthase: METRRFDKKDVKEVAQYLKEGKVVAFPTDTVYGLGVIYENEEALQALKESKGRPENKPIPTMVANVEQMQQIAVMNEAACKLAKAFMPGAFTMILKKKETLPAYVTNGFPTVGIRMPNDPFVLQLIAECGKPLLVTSANRSGEETGVRDEQVLKQLDGRIDAIVLGEADGKLASTIVDMSTQEAVLVREGPVTAEDIQKVLSKAS; encoded by the coding sequence ATGGAAACCAGACGGTTTGATAAAAAGGATGTAAAAGAGGTTGCACAATATCTGAAGGAAGGTAAGGTTGTGGCATTTCCAACGGATACGGTGTATGGACTTGGTGTTATATATGAGAATGAGGAAGCTTTACAGGCATTAAAGGAAAGCAAGGGGCGTCCGGAGAATAAACCGATTCCCACGATGGTAGCGAATGTGGAACAGATGCAGCAGATTGCTGTTATGAATGAAGCTGCGTGTAAGCTGGCAAAGGCGTTTATGCCGGGTGCATTTACAATGATTCTGAAAAAGAAGGAAACACTGCCCGCCTATGTCACAAACGGGTTTCCTACGGTAGGGATCCGCATGCCAAATGACCCCTTTGTTTTGCAACTGATTGCAGAATGCGGAAAACCGCTGCTAGTAACGAGCGCCAATCGCTCCGGTGAGGAAACAGGGGTACGGGATGAGCAGGTGTTGAAGCAGTTGGATGGCCGCATTGATGCCATTGTCCTTGGAGAGGCGGATGGAAAGCTGGCCAGTACTATTGTGGATATGAGTACACAGGAGGCTGTTCTCGTACGTGAGGGGCCTGTAACTGCTGAGGATATCCAAAAAGTGTTAAGCAAAGCTTCGTAA